From the Acinetobacter wanghuae genome, one window contains:
- a CDS encoding esterase/lipase family protein, with product MHYKMNKALWLCSAIFLSSLTGCQVVSVKNQKINVSISNERDSILTRDKLSEASLNVLSMTGRESKNCMNQPEQCVEELQKIPQILDEQLLSTASELFLAKSIQLGKSSECKTSVLSKTQSDEKQLLQKQTIEKCLDTQLAMLDKSIRYSYAYLFKTERVPQDRIFDNRQVQIRDFYNLAIAHLVQAYNQRHTSTEASRRLQIGESIYHVDFEFYPQLKEKKAEQLLSTYNMNFSGLRSVTRRDGFGSEFLVVMPEDKNPPNTKAKYIVDPLNHKYPNGINPNIHDARYLATTITAQPKSQRDVKDILTNPEFHLKLYDPYKNEKVKIAGRDYPLAANFSAPYGLWLAENNLGRSAYLSLIDRDDQILMPHLYMLEPYNPDKKVIVLVHGLASSPEAWIRLTNDIMGDPVLRENFQVWQVFYSTNMPILESRFQIHSIVTQAFDQVQPNAAAAKDAVLIGHSMGGIISRLLVSNADLVNDTQKLVNNRKLDQFKNNPLFKARLQMQAIPQFDRAIFLASPHRGTDYADRWFTRAARKIIKLPGAFLGAFADTLQGQIGLDDFVKELGHGIIQNGPSDLSKNSKFTQLTKDITPYKGFKFHSIMGNNTGLDDLNLITDDIVPYRSAHLEGAISEKILKGGHSIQETPEAVLELRRILRLHLTELGIYKP from the coding sequence ATGCACTATAAAATGAATAAAGCATTATGGCTATGCTCAGCAATTTTTTTAAGCTCCTTGACCGGTTGTCAGGTCGTGAGTGTAAAAAATCAAAAGATCAATGTCAGTATTTCCAATGAACGAGACAGTATTCTCACCCGTGATAAACTCAGTGAAGCAAGCTTGAATGTGCTGTCGATGACCGGTCGTGAGTCGAAAAATTGTATGAATCAACCGGAACAATGTGTTGAAGAATTACAAAAAATTCCACAAATTTTAGATGAACAATTGTTATCAACAGCCAGTGAACTGTTCCTTGCCAAATCTATACAGCTTGGCAAATCATCAGAATGTAAAACCAGTGTACTCAGCAAGACACAGTCCGATGAAAAACAGTTATTACAAAAGCAAACTATCGAAAAATGTTTAGACACCCAATTGGCAATGCTTGATAAAAGCATTCGCTATAGTTATGCCTATCTCTTTAAAACAGAGCGTGTTCCTCAAGACCGTATTTTCGATAACCGCCAAGTACAAATTCGAGATTTTTATAACCTTGCGATTGCACACTTAGTTCAAGCCTATAACCAACGTCATACCAGTACAGAAGCCAGTCGTCGTTTGCAAATTGGTGAAAGTATCTATCATGTTGATTTTGAGTTTTATCCACAGCTCAAAGAGAAAAAGGCCGAACAGCTTTTATCGACCTATAACATGAATTTCTCAGGTCTGCGCTCAGTAACACGCCGTGATGGTTTCGGTTCTGAATTTTTAGTGGTGATGCCTGAAGATAAAAATCCACCCAACACAAAAGCTAAATATATTGTCGATCCATTGAACCATAAATATCCAAATGGAATAAATCCCAATATTCATGATGCTCGCTATTTAGCCACCACCATTACAGCACAACCAAAATCACAACGTGATGTAAAAGATATCCTCACCAACCCTGAATTTCACTTAAAACTTTATGATCCGTATAAAAATGAAAAAGTGAAAATTGCTGGTCGTGATTACCCGCTTGCTGCGAATTTCTCTGCACCTTATGGGCTATGGCTTGCTGAAAATAACTTAGGTCGTTCAGCTTATTTAAGCTTAATTGATCGTGATGATCAAATTCTGATGCCGCATTTATATATGCTTGAACCTTATAATCCAGACAAAAAAGTGATTGTTTTGGTGCATGGTTTAGCCAGTAGTCCAGAAGCGTGGATTCGCCTGACCAATGATATTATGGGCGATCCAGTGTTACGAGAAAACTTCCAAGTCTGGCAAGTGTTTTACTCCACCAATATGCCTATTTTGGAAAGCCGCTTTCAAATTCATAGCATTGTGACGCAAGCTTTTGATCAAGTGCAACCAAATGCTGCCGCTGCCAAAGATGCAGTGCTTATTGGGCATAGCATGGGCGGTATTATTTCTCGATTATTAGTCAGTAATGCTGACCTCGTGAACGATACGCAAAAACTGGTCAACAACCGTAAACTCGATCAATTTAAAAATAACCCGCTATTTAAAGCACGGTTACAAATGCAGGCGATTCCTCAATTTGATCGCGCGATATTTTTAGCATCTCCACATCGCGGAACAGATTATGCAGATCGTTGGTTTACCCGTGCGGCACGTAAAATTATTAAATTACCGGGTGCATTTTTAGGTGCTTTTGCCGACACGTTACAAGGTCAAATAGGACTGGATGACTTCGTCAAAGAACTTGGGCATGGGATTATCCAAAATGGTCCAAGTGATTTATCCAAAAACTCAAAATTCACCCAACTCACCAAAGATATTACGCCATATAAAGGTTTTAAATTCCATTCTATTATGGGTAATAACACAGGTTTAGATGATCTCAATTTAATTACGGATGATATTGTGCCCTATCGAAGTGCGCATTTAGAGGGTGCAATTTCGGAAAAAATCTTAAAAGGTGGACATTCTATTCAAGAAACGCCTGAAGCTGTACTCGAATTACGCCGTATTTTAAGACTGCATTTAACTGAATTAGGGATATATAAACCTTAA
- a CDS encoding ABUW_2363 family tetratricopeptide repeat lipoprotein, giving the protein MTLKPLALAVLALGITACSTTPNKHNAQSKDAMVFTEPQLSAPFYALNPFNYNEPPAFEVHLQKAAAQPVTKMVVNRSDAPGKTLTLDTNKLIVPTVNSNTRSVRYAALAGDNEIDITEIDDFLQLVEGKARHYPPRFTERQERKGFEAKLKELTQQLDTLAVKDNASFDILVRAFKASVMARNLDLGSVYTTKSMNYAQRILKINQDDAEANFWFGFGLSEGGGQREAIPYLDKAMKAGVQEAYLSAANNYIAMENKKNAVQTLKNYKIKYPQEAEVADRLIQEIEKQGRWNVWQVMTPKT; this is encoded by the coding sequence ATGACTTTAAAGCCTTTGGCACTCGCGGTCTTAGCCCTCGGCATAACAGCGTGTTCAACAACACCAAACAAACATAATGCTCAGTCTAAAGATGCAATGGTCTTCACAGAGCCACAACTTTCTGCGCCATTCTATGCCTTAAATCCATTTAATTATAATGAGCCGCCTGCATTTGAAGTTCATTTGCAAAAAGCGGCAGCGCAACCTGTCACAAAAATGGTGGTCAATCGTAGCGATGCGCCAGGCAAAACGTTAACACTTGATACCAATAAACTCATCGTTCCAACCGTGAATAGCAACACACGTTCTGTACGCTATGCTGCACTTGCAGGCGACAACGAAATTGATATCACTGAAATTGATGATTTCTTACAATTGGTTGAAGGTAAAGCACGTCATTACCCACCTCGCTTTACTGAGCGTCAAGAACGTAAAGGCTTTGAAGCAAAACTAAAAGAGTTAACTCAACAACTCGACACCCTTGCTGTAAAAGATAATGCATCGTTCGATATTCTTGTTCGTGCATTTAAAGCCAGTGTCATGGCACGTAATTTGGACTTAGGTTCGGTATACACCACGAAGTCAATGAACTACGCACAGCGCATTTTAAAAATCAACCAAGATGATGCAGAAGCAAACTTCTGGTTTGGTTTTGGTTTGTCTGAAGGTGGTGGTCAACGTGAAGCGATTCCATACCTAGATAAAGCCATGAAAGCGGGCGTTCAAGAAGCGTATTTATCTGCTGCAAACAACTATATTGCAATGGAAAATAAAAAGAATGCCGTTCAAACTTTAAAAAACTACAAGATTAAATATCCACAAGAAGCTGAAGTGGCTGACCGTTTGATTCAAGAAATTGAGAAACAAGGTCGTTGGAATGTATGGCAAGTAATGACACCAAAAACTTAA
- the cysE gene encoding serine O-acetyltransferase, whose amino-acid sequence MLKQLKEDIQAVFARDPAARNTLEVLTTYPGIHALIMHRVAHELWNKDCKGSARALSSLSRFATGIEIHPGAKIGRRFFIDHGMGVVIGETAEIGDDVTLYHGVTLGGTTWNKGKRHPTLEDGVVVGAGAKILGPFTVGKNAKVGSNAVVTKAVPENTTAVGNPARFITKDKPADDAEARRRDYAQSIGFQPYAATEEQSDPILEGMRILLDRIQQNEKRMNTLCNRLSLLDPTFKKNKSEDQPFSEEELKILDNARRECEAQTQQSKA is encoded by the coding sequence ATGCTGAAACAGCTCAAAGAGGATATTCAAGCTGTCTTTGCGCGCGACCCTGCCGCACGTAATACCCTAGAAGTCTTAACCACTTATCCTGGCATTCACGCGCTGATTATGCACCGTGTTGCACATGAGTTATGGAACAAAGATTGTAAGGGTTCAGCACGCGCATTATCTTCATTGAGCCGTTTTGCCACGGGAATTGAAATTCATCCGGGTGCAAAAATTGGTCGTCGCTTTTTCATTGATCATGGCATGGGTGTCGTGATCGGTGAAACCGCAGAAATTGGTGATGATGTTACCCTATATCATGGTGTGACCTTAGGTGGCACCACATGGAATAAAGGCAAACGTCATCCAACATTAGAAGATGGTGTTGTTGTTGGCGCGGGCGCTAAAATTTTAGGTCCATTTACCGTGGGTAAAAATGCCAAAGTCGGCTCAAATGCGGTCGTCACCAAGGCCGTACCTGAAAATACGACGGCTGTAGGCAACCCTGCGCGCTTTATCACCAAAGACAAACCCGCTGATGATGCTGAAGCGCGTCGCCGTGATTATGCACAAAGTATTGGCTTCCAACCTTATGCCGCGACGGAAGAACAATCTGATCCGATTTTAGAAGGCATGCGTATTTTGCTTGATCGTATTCAACAAAATGAAAAACGTATGAATACTTTATGCAACCGTCTATCTTTGCTTGATCCGACCTTTAAGAAAAACAAATCTGAAGATCAGCCATTTAGCGAAGAAGAATTAAAGATTCTAGACAATGCGCGTCGTGAATGCGAAGCGCAAACCCAGCAATCCAAAGCGTGA
- a CDS encoding RNA methyltransferase has translation MSQFDNAAISAHLSHVRIVMVNTTLPANIGSALRAMKTMGLSKLVLVAPKTYPHPDINALAAGAVDLIEQIEIVDTLEEAIQDCHLVFGTSARSRTIPWPLLDARPAAEKSLSAVVESKQEVAVVFGREDRGLTNEELAMANYHVTIPVNTDYGVLNVAQAIQVICYEMRMAAMAKTEEIVNPEAKMHVTDDIDMQWDEPLVEHAQMEQFYPHLEKMLAEIEFMDPKNPRLLPLRLRRLFGRIQLDRMEYHLLRGIFSRVQALNNGTWKKSTDTSTSDKDSI, from the coding sequence ATGAGTCAATTTGACAATGCTGCCATTTCAGCACATCTCTCCCATGTGCGTATTGTCATGGTCAATACCACCCTACCAGCCAACATTGGTAGTGCATTACGTGCCATGAAAACCATGGGCTTATCTAAACTGGTATTGGTTGCACCAAAAACTTATCCGCATCCTGACATCAACGCGTTAGCTGCGGGCGCAGTCGATCTGATTGAACAGATTGAAATTGTCGACACACTTGAAGAAGCAATCCAAGATTGTCATTTGGTCTTTGGTACCAGTGCGCGTAGTCGCACCATTCCTTGGCCATTACTCGATGCTCGCCCTGCTGCAGAAAAATCATTAAGTGCCGTGGTGGAATCGAAGCAAGAAGTGGCTGTCGTATTTGGGCGTGAAGATCGTGGTCTCACCAATGAAGAATTGGCGATGGCAAACTATCATGTCACCATTCCAGTCAATACAGATTACGGCGTACTGAATGTCGCACAAGCCATTCAAGTCATTTGCTATGAAATGCGTATGGCAGCTATGGCAAAAACTGAAGAGATTGTTAATCCCGAAGCTAAAATGCATGTCACTGATGATATTGATATGCAATGGGATGAACCTTTGGTTGAACATGCGCAAATGGAACAGTTTTATCCGCATTTAGAAAAAATGTTGGCTGAAATTGAATTTATGGATCCAAAAAACCCACGATTATTGCCATTACGCTTGCGTCGTCTTTTTGGACGTATACAATTAGATCGTATGGAATATCATTTACTTCGTGGTATTTTCAGCCGTGTGCAAGCCTTAAATAATGGCACATGGAAAAAATCAACAGATACATCGACATCGGACAAGGATTCAATCTAA